In the genome of Raphanus sativus cultivar WK10039 chromosome 4, ASM80110v3, whole genome shotgun sequence, one region contains:
- the LOC108852817 gene encoding putative metal tolerance protein C3, translating into METPLLSSNDVEAEVHKPKFTGLVSTMKSNFFTDLPQKLRSQIDPEDPLHIDVSKAVGLKSDEKEYYERQIATLKSFEEVESFVARSQDYVIDEQILAEDRAERAAQEIAMQISNWANVFLLTLKTYATIKSGSIAIAASTLDSLLDLMAGGILWFTHISMKNINIYKYPIGKLRVQPVGIIIFAAVMATLGFQVLLVAAEKLITNEPSETMSHEQLIWLYSIMLTATTVKLVLWIYCRSSRNNIVRAYAKDHYFDVVTNVLGLVAAVLGNAYYWWIDPSGAIVLAIYTIVNWSGTVMENAVSLIGQAAPPEVLQKLTYLVLRQGANDIKRVDTVRAYTFGVLYFVEVDIELPEDLPLKEAHAIGESLQIKLEELPEVERAFVHLDFECSHKPEHSVLSTIPNDL; encoded by the exons ATGGAAACACCGTTGCTTTCGTCAAACGATGTTGAGGCTGAAGTTCACAAACCGAAGTTTACGGGTTTGGTTTCAACAATGAAATCAAATTTTTTCACGGATTTGCCTCAAAAACTTCGATCTCAAATCGATCCGGAAGACCCTCTTCACATTGATGTCTCCAAAGCTGTAGGCCTCAAAAGTG ATGAGAAAGAGTACTATGAACGACAAATAGCAACACTAAAATCTTTTGAGGAAGTAGAAAGTTTTGTAGCTCGATCACAAGATTATGTCATAGATGAACAAATCCTAGCAGAAGATCGAGCTGAGAGAGCTGCACAAGAGATAGCCATGCAAATCTCCAACTGGGCTAACGTTTTTTTACTTACTCTCAAG ACATATGCTACTATAAAGAGTGGATCGATAGCAATTGCAGCATCGACACTTGACTCTTTGCTTGATCTAATGGCGGGAGGAATACTTTGGTTCACACATATATCAATGAAGAACatcaatatttacaaatatcccATTGGAAAGCTTAGGGTGCAACCAGTTGGAATCATCATTTTCGCAGCGGTTATGGCCACTCTTG GGTTTCAAGTGTTGCTTGTGGCAGCTGAAAAATTGATTACAAATGAACCTTCAGAAACAATGAGTCATGAGCAATTGATATGGTTATATTCAATCATGCTAACCGCAACCACTGTTAAACTCGTTTTGTGGATTTACTGCAGAAGTTCGAGAAATAATATAGTCCGTGCATATGCAAAG GATCATTACTTTGATGTGGTGACAAACGTTCTGGGATTGGTTGCGGCCGTTCTTGGGAATGCTTACTATTGGTGGATCGATCCGTCTGGTGCAATTGTGTTAGCTATATACACTATTGTCAATTGGTCTGGGACCGTTATGGAAAATGCAg tcTCATTGATCGGACAAGCAGCTCCACCAGAAGTACTGCAGAAATTAACATACTTAGTATTGCGACAAGGTGCAAATGACATCAAACGTGTTGATACTGTTCGTGCCTATACATTTGGTGTTCTTTACTTTGTTGAG GTGGATATAGAGCTTCCAGAAGATTTGCCACTGAAAGAAGCTCATGCAATTGGTGAATCATTGCAAATAAAGCTAGAAGAACTTCCAGAAGTGGAAAGAGCTTTTGTCCATCTTGATTTCGAGTGTAGTCACAAGCCTGAACACTCCGTTCTTTCTACCATTCCAAACGATTTATAg
- the LOC108851234 gene encoding uncharacterized protein LOC108851234, with amino-acid sequence MRRYIKPFLEAQTDKQRKRAYIERNREEGHTRLWNDYFAENPTYEAHLFRRCFRMNKELFMSIVYGLSQNVPFFQHKPDATGRLGLSPLQKCTAAIRMLAYGSAADAVDEYLRLGESTELSCLHHFTDGIIQLFGDQYLRRPTPEDLQRLLDIGEKRGFPGMIGSIDCMHWRWKNCPTSWKGQYTRGSSKPTIVLEVVASQDLWIWHACFWSSRYLKRY; translated from the coding sequence ATGCGAAGATACATTAAACCCTTCTTGGAGGCCCAAACCGATAAGCAAAGGAAGCGTGCTTATATAGAACGAAACCGTGAAGAAGGACACACCCGTTTATGGAATGACTACTTTGCCGAAAATCCCACATATGAAGCACATTTATTCAGACGCTGTTTCCGTATGAACAAGGAATTATTCATGAGTATTGTCTATGGCCTCTCACAGAACGTTCCATTCTTTCAACACAAACCAGATGCTACCGGGAGGCTTGGTCTTTCTCCACTACAAAAATGTACGGCAGCAATTCGTATGCTTGCATATGGTTCGGCGGCTGACGCGGTTGACgaatatctccgacttggtgaAAGCACGGAACTTTCGTGTTTACATCATTTCACTGATGGAATAATACAATTATTTGGGGATCAGTATCTACGCAGACCCACACCAGAGGATCTTCAACGGCTACTCGACATTGGAGAGAAACGCGGGTTTCCTGGGATGATTGGAAGCATTGACTGTATGCATTGGAGGTGGAAAAATTGTCCAACCAGTTGGAAAGGACAATACACACGTGGATCAAGCAAACCGACAATTGTCTTAGAGGTTGTAGCTTCACAagatctttggatatggcacgctTGTTTTTGGTCCTCCAGGTACCTTAAACGATATTAA